In one Sphingomonas sp. AP4-R1 genomic region, the following are encoded:
- a CDS encoding autotransporter assembly complex family protein, with product MPAVRMRAAKYAAAAATLCLNSLSAGAQTVAPAAPGQQAPSAAPLPVLAPPAPDQGLISADLPLAPMPDLGVDWPDLSAPDAAPAPAPDASAPATGAASASGTGKARRSDSAAVEAELARPYRVTITGIEELGADFRLRFNALSALDAGDDKPANAAQINRRVNEDEALMKQLLRSIGRYDGEVLSRVDTAAMPIAVTLAVTPGRSYRFATVDLVGVDKAGAKAAALGSAFAVKPGDAVDADRVTNEVIAYRARLGHEGFPFAKVGEPQVTVDHASGEATLKLDVDPGAPARFGKIVATGNKPVFSSRHLGEIARFHEGDEFDAPLLDDLRRALIQTSLVSVATITPVPAEDPALVDIRVLTEPAPPRTIAGELGYGTGEGARAEISWQHRNLLPPEGAVTFRGIAGTREQLLSATLRRSNYRARDRVLNAQIAASHSNLNAYDARTFSVSANLERQTNIIWQKKWTWSLGGELLASDERDTIQATGQARRRNFLVAAVPATLSYDGTDDLLNPSKGYRITGRISPEASLHKTFDGYVKMQFDASAYWPATSSIVLAGRIRVASITGASTSIIAPSRRLYSGGGGSVRGYSYQGIGPVDVDRDPVGGRGLTEFGSEVRFRFGSFGVVPFFDGGSLTDSNIPKVSHMRYGAGLGARYYTSFGPIRIDVGTPIARRPGESRVAVYVSLGQAF from the coding sequence ATGCCTGCGGTACGGATGCGGGCGGCGAAATATGCCGCCGCGGCTGCGACACTCTGCCTGAATTCGCTGTCCGCCGGGGCCCAGACAGTCGCGCCTGCCGCACCTGGCCAGCAGGCCCCGTCGGCCGCCCCCCTGCCCGTCCTGGCACCGCCCGCGCCGGATCAGGGCCTGATCTCCGCCGATCTGCCGCTGGCGCCGATGCCCGATCTGGGCGTCGACTGGCCCGATCTCTCCGCCCCGGACGCGGCCCCCGCCCCGGCCCCGGACGCATCAGCCCCTGCCACCGGCGCGGCATCGGCATCCGGCACGGGCAAGGCCCGACGCTCCGACTCCGCCGCCGTCGAGGCCGAGCTGGCCCGCCCCTATCGCGTCACGATCACCGGCATCGAGGAACTGGGCGCCGATTTCCGCCTGCGATTCAACGCACTCTCCGCGCTGGATGCGGGCGACGACAAGCCCGCCAACGCCGCCCAGATCAACCGCCGCGTCAACGAGGACGAGGCGCTGATGAAGCAGCTGCTGCGCTCGATCGGCCGCTATGACGGCGAGGTGCTGAGCCGCGTCGACACCGCTGCCATGCCGATCGCGGTGACGCTGGCCGTGACGCCGGGGCGCAGCTATCGCTTCGCCACCGTCGATCTCGTCGGCGTCGACAAGGCCGGGGCGAAAGCGGCGGCGCTGGGATCCGCCTTCGCGGTCAAGCCCGGCGACGCGGTGGATGCCGATCGCGTCACCAACGAGGTGATCGCCTATCGCGCGCGGCTGGGCCACGAAGGCTTCCCCTTCGCGAAGGTCGGCGAGCCGCAGGTGACGGTGGATCACGCCAGCGGCGAGGCGACGCTGAAGCTGGACGTCGATCCCGGCGCGCCCGCGCGCTTCGGCAAGATCGTCGCCACGGGCAACAAGCCGGTCTTCTCCTCGCGCCACTTGGGCGAGATCGCCCGCTTCCACGAGGGCGACGAATTCGACGCGCCCCTGCTCGATGATCTGCGCCGCGCGCTGATCCAGACCAGCCTCGTCTCGGTCGCGACGATCACGCCGGTGCCGGCGGAGGACCCGGCGCTGGTCGATATCCGGGTGCTGACCGAGCCCGCGCCGCCGCGCACGATCGCGGGCGAGCTGGGCTACGGCACGGGCGAAGGCGCGCGCGCCGAAATTTCGTGGCAGCATCGCAATCTGCTGCCGCCCGAGGGCGCCGTCACCTTCCGGGGCATCGCCGGCACGCGCGAGCAATTGCTGAGCGCCACGCTGCGCCGCTCCAATTATCGGGCGCGCGATCGCGTGCTGAACGCGCAGATCGCCGCCTCCCACAGCAATCTCAACGCCTATGACGCGCGCACCTTCTCGGTTTCGGCCAATCTGGAGCGGCAGACCAACATCATCTGGCAGAAGAAATGGACCTGGTCGCTCGGTGGCGAGCTGCTCGCGTCGGACGAACGCGACACGATCCAGGCGACGGGCCAGGCGCGCCGCCGCAACTTCCTCGTCGCGGCCGTGCCCGCCACGCTCTCCTATGACGGCACGGACGACCTGCTGAACCCCAGCAAGGGCTATCGCATCACGGGCCGCATCTCGCCCGAAGCCTCGCTCCACAAGACGTTCGACGGCTATGTGAAGATGCAGTTCGATGCGAGCGCCTATTGGCCGGCGACATCCTCGATCGTGCTGGCGGGGCGCATCCGCGTCGCCTCGATCACGGGCGCCAGCACGTCGATCATCGCGCCGTCGCGCCGGCTCTATTCGGGCGGCGGCGGATCGGTGCGCGGCTACAGCTATCAGGGCATCGGCCCGGTCGACGTGGATCGCGATCCCGTGGGCGGGCGCGGGCTGACCGAGTTCGGCAGCGAGGTGCGCTTCCGCTTCGGATCGTTCGGCGTGGTGCCCTTCTTCGACGGCGGCAGCCTCACCGACAGCAATATCCCGAAGGTCAGCCACATGCGCTACGGCGCGGGGCTCGGCGCGCGTTATTATACCAGCTTCGGCCCGATCCGCATCGACGTGGGCACGCCGATCGCACGGCGGCCGGGCGAATCCCGCGTCGCCGTCTATGTGTCGCTCGGGCAGGCCTTCTGA
- a CDS encoding helix-turn-helix transcriptional regulator, which produces MAMTGDAAIDARAALAALIEERREDYAGLSRMLGRNPAYIQQYVKRGTPRRLAEEDRRALARYFRVAEEALGGPAERPRAIPADAPREQVRDAAIVAVPRHALGASAGPGSLEEDGAGSARAIHFAPGQLRELGVGDPSGLSVIRVAGDSMLPLLADGDDILVDTHDGAERLRDGVYVLRNEEALMVKRLVLRPDGGLAILSDNPAHQSWPDADRSRIRIVGRVLWAGGRVR; this is translated from the coding sequence ATGGCCATGACGGGAGATGCGGCGATCGATGCGCGCGCGGCGCTGGCGGCTTTGATCGAGGAACGGCGCGAGGATTATGCGGGCCTGTCGCGGATGCTGGGGCGCAACCCCGCCTATATCCAGCAATATGTGAAGCGCGGCACGCCGCGCCGGCTGGCCGAGGAGGATCGGCGCGCGCTCGCCCGCTATTTCCGCGTGGCCGAAGAGGCGCTGGGCGGCCCGGCCGAGCGCCCGCGCGCCATCCCCGCCGATGCCCCGCGCGAGCAGGTGCGCGACGCGGCGATCGTGGCGGTGCCGCGCCACGCGCTGGGCGCCTCGGCCGGGCCCGGATCGCTGGAGGAGGACGGCGCAGGCTCGGCCCGCGCGATCCATTTCGCGCCGGGGCAGTTGCGCGAGCTGGGCGTGGGCGATCCCTCCGGCCTCTCGGTGATCCGGGTGGCAGGCGATTCCATGCTGCCCCTGCTGGCCGACGGCGACGACATCCTCGTCGACACGCACGACGGAGCCGAGCGGCTGCGCGACGGCGTCTATGTCCTCCGCAACGAGGAGGCGTTGATGGTGAAGCGGCTGGTGCTGCGCCCCGACGGCGGCCTCGCCATCCTCAGCGACAATCCCGCCCACCAGAGCTGGCCCGACGCCGACCGCAGCCGCATCCGCATCGTGGGCCGCGTGCTCTGGGCGGGAGGACGGGTGCGGTAG
- a CDS encoding DNA topoisomerase IB: MSDAERPTILCYVDDALPGITRRKAGRGWAYADPKGKRITQRDEIDRLNAIALPPAYVDAWFCPSPHGHIQATGIDDRGRKQYRYHAAFRAQQDAQKYERCADFGRALPLLRARVAEDLASRKLDRATVVAAVVLLLDLGHIRVGNEAYAKENKSFGATTLRNRHAKVSGAKLRLEYKGKSGKVQRLSIEDRRLAAIVRRTQDLPGQHLFAYVGEDGVPHPVGSSEVNDYIREAMGGDFTAKHFRTWSASLLAFEHILTAARSGKLSLKPMLEEVAAALGNTPAISRKSYVHPALIELCREGKCEDCCALRLPRATKYMTGAERALICFLDEVAASANRQAEAA; this comes from the coding sequence ATGTCAGATGCGGAACGACCGACGATCCTGTGCTATGTCGACGATGCGCTGCCGGGGATCACGCGCCGGAAGGCCGGACGCGGCTGGGCCTATGCCGATCCCAAGGGCAAGCGCATCACCCAACGCGACGAGATCGATCGGCTGAACGCCATCGCCTTGCCGCCGGCCTATGTCGATGCGTGGTTCTGCCCCAGCCCGCACGGCCATATCCAGGCGACCGGCATCGACGATCGCGGCCGCAAGCAATATCGCTATCACGCCGCCTTCCGCGCCCAGCAGGACGCGCAGAAATATGAGCGCTGCGCCGATTTCGGCCGCGCGCTGCCCTTGCTCCGGGCGCGGGTGGCGGAGGATCTGGCGTCGCGGAAGCTGGACCGGGCGACGGTGGTGGCCGCCGTGGTGCTCCTGCTGGATCTCGGCCACATCCGCGTCGGCAACGAGGCTTATGCCAAGGAGAATAAGAGCTTCGGCGCCACCACGCTGCGCAATCGGCATGCGAAGGTGAGCGGCGCGAAGCTGCGGCTGGAATATAAGGGCAAATCCGGCAAGGTGCAGCGGCTGTCGATCGAGGATCGCCGCCTCGCCGCGATCGTGCGGCGGACGCAGGATCTGCCGGGCCAGCATCTGTTCGCCTATGTGGGCGAGGATGGCGTGCCCCATCCGGTCGGCTCGTCCGAGGTGAACGACTATATCCGCGAGGCGATGGGCGGCGATTTCACCGCCAAGCATTTCCGCACCTGGAGCGCCAGCCTGCTCGCGTTCGAGCATATTCTGACGGCGGCCAGATCGGGCAAGCTGTCGCTCAAGCCGATGCTGGAGGAGGTGGCGGCGGCGCTGGGCAACACGCCCGCGATCAGCCGCAAATCCTATGTCCATCCCGCGCTTATCGAACTGTGCCGCGAGGGAAAGTGCGAGGATTGCTGCGCGCTGCGATTGCCGCGCGCGACCAAATATATGACGGGCGCCGAACGCGCGCTTATCTGCTTCCTCGACGAGGTGGCGGCCAGCGCGAACCGTCAGGCGGAGGCCGCCTGA
- a CDS encoding polyhydroxyalkanoate depolymerase codes for MLYEAYELQRSFLASASALAGASSDWMTNPSNPFSQSPFTPIVASGLDVFAHASATYGKPAFGLATTEIDGKTVKVTEKIEAVKPFGQLIHFTRTRAPKDQPKLLIVAPMSGHYATLLRGTVERMLPGHDVWITDWADARQVPLAFGSFDLDDYIDYVVDFLDHIGPGTHVLAVCQPAVPVYAAAALMAAEKHHARPRSITMMGGPIDTREAPTAVNTVATQRPFSWFEQNVIQTVPWFHPGGGRKVYPGFLQLTGFMAMNFGNHLVSHWQMFKHLVDGDDEHAESTKAFYEEYRSVCDMTAEFYLQTIDTVFQSHLLPKGEMMHRDDRVDPGAIKDIALLAVEGERDDISGLGQTKAALTLATNLPDAYKTYYMAPKVGHYGIFNGRRWRTEIAPVVEKFILDADARAKKA; via the coding sequence GTGTTGTACGAGGCCTACGAACTTCAGCGGAGCTTTCTTGCAAGCGCGAGCGCGCTGGCAGGCGCGAGCTCGGACTGGATGACGAATCCGTCCAATCCGTTCTCGCAGTCCCCCTTCACGCCCATCGTCGCCTCCGGGCTCGATGTGTTCGCCCATGCATCGGCGACCTACGGCAAGCCCGCCTTCGGGCTGGCCACGACCGAGATCGACGGCAAGACCGTGAAGGTCACCGAGAAGATCGAGGCGGTGAAGCCGTTCGGCCAGCTCATCCATTTCACGCGCACCCGCGCCCCCAAGGATCAGCCCAAGCTGCTGATCGTGGCGCCGATGTCCGGCCACTATGCCACGCTCCTGCGCGGCACGGTCGAGCGGATGCTGCCCGGCCATGACGTCTGGATCACCGACTGGGCCGATGCGCGGCAGGTGCCGCTCGCCTTCGGCTCCTTCGATCTCGACGATTATATCGATTACGTGGTCGATTTCCTCGACCATATCGGCCCCGGCACGCATGTGCTGGCCGTGTGCCAGCCCGCCGTGCCCGTCTATGCGGCCGCGGCCCTGATGGCCGCCGAAAAGCATCATGCCCGCCCGCGCTCGATCACGATGATGGGCGGACCGATCGACACGCGGGAGGCGCCGACGGCGGTGAACACCGTCGCCACTCAGCGCCCGTTCAGCTGGTTCGAGCAGAATGTGATCCAGACGGTGCCGTGGTTCCACCCCGGCGGCGGGCGCAAGGTCTATCCGGGCTTCCTCCAGCTCACCGGCTTCATGGCGATGAACTTCGGCAACCACCTCGTCAGCCACTGGCAGATGTTCAAGCATCTGGTCGACGGCGACGACGAACATGCCGAGTCCACCAAGGCCTTCTACGAGGAATATCGCTCGGTCTGCGACATGACCGCCGAATTCTATCTCCAGACGATCGACACCGTCTTCCAGAGCCATCTGCTGCCCAAGGGCGAGATGATGCACCGGGACGACCGCGTCGATCCGGGCGCGATCAAGGACATCGCTTTGCTCGCGGTGGAAGGCGAGCGGGACGATATTTCCGGCCTTGGCCAGACCAAGGCGGCGCTGACGCTCGCGACCAATCTGCCCGACGCCTACAAGACTTATTATATGGCGCCGAAGGTCGGCCATTACGGCATCTTCAACGGCCGCCGCTGGCGCACCGAAATCGCGCCGGTGGTGGAGAAGTTCATCCTCGACGCCGACGCCCGCGCCAAGAAGGCCTGA
- a CDS encoding ABC transporter transmembrane domain-containing protein has protein sequence MARSTDIPANEKRRLGELGLIWGIAAKYPGRIASALAALVISSAATLGIPYGFQRVIDRGFVASGGSAQHVATSFHYLLMIVAVLAIATALRFYFVSWLGERVIADVRRAVQANLLTLSPRYFEENRPSEIASRMTSDTALIEQIVGSSVSIALRNLFIGAGGIVYMFILSPKLAGMLLLVIPVAVVPIVVFGRQVRTRSRASQDRIADIGSTISETLGAMKIVQGFNQESRERRRFADVVERAFAASRTRIIIRAIMTAVVIGLIFGSITLVLQQGAVDVASGRMSGGAIFAFVVTAGLVAGALGALTEVYGDLLRGAGAASRLHELLSERAEIAAPAKPQALPLPPRGGLSFDHVEFRYPTRPEPAALHDFSLTIEPGETVAIVGPSGAGKSTLFQLAQRFYDPTSGTVRMDGVALTQANPADIRARIATVPQDTVIFGASARDNLRYGRWDADDAAIWAAAESANAAGFLSELPDGLDTFMGEGGARLSGGQRQRVAIARALLRDAPILLLDEATSALDAESEQLVQRALERLMTGRTTIVIAHRLATVRMADRIVVMDKGRIVEEGRHDALVARGGLYARLAKLQFDSEAA, from the coding sequence ATGGCACGATCGACCGACATCCCAGCGAATGAGAAACGCCGCTTGGGCGAACTCGGGCTCATTTGGGGAATAGCCGCCAAATATCCCGGCCGGATCGCCTCTGCGCTGGCGGCGCTCGTCATCTCCTCGGCGGCGACGCTGGGCATCCCCTACGGCTTCCAGCGCGTGATCGATCGCGGCTTCGTGGCGAGCGGCGGATCGGCCCAGCATGTGGCGACCAGCTTCCACTATCTGCTGATGATCGTGGCGGTGCTGGCGATCGCGACGGCTTTGCGCTTCTACTTCGTCTCCTGGCTGGGCGAGCGCGTGATCGCGGACGTGCGGCGCGCGGTGCAGGCCAATCTGCTGACGCTGAGCCCGCGTTATTTCGAGGAAAACCGCCCCTCCGAAATCGCCTCGCGCATGACCTCCGACACGGCCCTGATCGAGCAGATCGTGGGCTCCAGCGTCTCGATCGCGCTGCGCAACCTGTTCATCGGCGCGGGCGGCATCGTCTATATGTTCATCCTCTCGCCCAAGCTGGCGGGGATGCTGCTGCTGGTGATCCCGGTGGCGGTGGTGCCGATCGTGGTGTTCGGGCGGCAGGTGCGGACGCGATCGCGCGCCTCGCAGGACCGGATCGCCGATATCGGCTCCACCATTTCGGAGACGCTGGGCGCGATGAAGATCGTGCAGGGCTTCAACCAGGAATCGCGCGAGCGCCGCCGCTTCGCCGACGTGGTGGAGCGCGCCTTCGCCGCTTCCCGCACGCGCATCATCATCCGCGCGATCATGACGGCGGTGGTGATCGGCCTGATCTTCGGATCGATCACTCTGGTCCTCCAGCAGGGTGCGGTGGACGTGGCCTCGGGCCGGATGTCCGGCGGCGCGATCTTCGCTTTCGTGGTGACGGCGGGCCTCGTCGCGGGTGCGCTGGGCGCGCTGACCGAGGTGTATGGCGATCTACTGCGCGGTGCGGGTGCGGCCAGCCGGCTGCACGAGCTGCTGTCCGAAAGGGCCGAGATCGCGGCGCCCGCCAAGCCGCAGGCGCTGCCGCTGCCGCCGCGCGGCGGTCTGTCGTTCGATCATGTCGAGTTCCGCTATCCGACGCGGCCCGAGCCGGCTGCGCTCCACGATTTCAGCCTGACGATCGAGCCGGGCGAGACGGTCGCGATCGTCGGCCCCTCGGGCGCGGGCAAGTCGACCTTGTTCCAGCTCGCCCAGCGTTTCTACGATCCCACCTCCGGTACGGTGCGGATGGACGGCGTGGCGCTGACGCAGGCCAACCCGGCCGACATCCGCGCGCGCATCGCCACCGTGCCGCAGGATACGGTGATCTTCGGCGCCTCGGCCCGCGACAATCTGCGCTACGGTCGCTGGGATGCGGACGACGCGGCGATCTGGGCGGCGGCCGAGAGCGCCAATGCGGCGGGCTTCCTCAGCGAGCTGCCGGACGGGCTCGACACCTTCATGGGCGAGGGCGGCGCGCGGCTTTCGGGCGGCCAGCGCCAGCGCGTGGCGATCGCGCGGGCGCTGCTGCGCGATGCGCCGATCCTGTTGCTGGACGAGGCGACCTCCGCGCTGGATGCCGAGAGCGAGCAGCTGGTGCAGCGCGCGCTGGAGCGGCTGATGACGGGGCGCACCACGATCGTGATCGCGCACCGCCTCGCCACCGTCCGCATGGCCGACCGGATCGTCGTGATGGACAAGGGCCGGATCGTCGAGGAAGGGCGCCACGACGCGCTCGTCGCGCGCGGCGGGCTCTATGCGCGCCTCGCCAAGCTGCAGTTCGACAGCGAGGCGGCATGA
- a CDS encoding DUF1801 domain-containing protein: MSAADGASPSALIDARIAELGDWRGETLARIRALIHEALPDVTEAWKWRGVPTWERGGILCTGETYKAVVKMTFAKGASLADPARLFNASLDGNARRAIDWREGDVIDAVALKALIRAAAALNETKAR; the protein is encoded by the coding sequence ATGAGCGCGGCGGACGGGGCCTCTCCGTCCGCACTGATCGACGCGCGTATCGCGGAACTGGGCGACTGGCGTGGCGAGACGCTCGCCCGTATCCGCGCGCTGATCCACGAGGCGCTGCCCGATGTGACCGAGGCGTGGAAATGGCGCGGCGTGCCCACCTGGGAGCGCGGCGGCATCCTCTGCACGGGCGAGACCTACAAGGCGGTGGTGAAGATGACCTTCGCCAAGGGGGCTTCGCTGGCGGACCCGGCGCGGCTGTTCAATGCGAGCCTCGACGGCAATGCGCGGCGCGCGATCGACTGGCGCGAGGGCGATGTGATCGACGCGGTGGCACTGAAGGCGCTGATCCGCGCGGCGGCGGCGCTGAACGAGACGAAGGCCCGCTGA
- a CDS encoding LysR family transcriptional regulator, whose translation MADTYDLNLRHLRMLAIIAENGSLSAAAKAASISQPALTQALAKLESAFGTALFDRTTAGVVPTTSGRRVLQRVDRALKSFALACRRFARTAPVSQFENYLTMAHVRGLMALAEAGSFLRAADEAGVSVPSLHRAVRDLEKLSGTVLVERRGRGVGLTRAGLKLARGFTIAVTELGAAIEETTDGGGRLSIGAMALSRSQLLPATLAELLLERPHIRVDVVEGSFLELVELLRAGKIDILIGALRDAPGRDLTQEPLFTDRLTIIGRAEHPLAGHFADFEQLADYSWIVARRASGLLDRWQQMFDRTGKPRPEAPIQCGSVALIRGLLLRTDFLTLLSTDQVRSEIEAGTLVRIESAVPDTMRTIGAITRRDWFPTKLQEAFMVALRRTGREAMPG comes from the coding sequence ATGGCCGACACATATGACCTCAATCTGCGGCACCTGCGGATGCTGGCGATTATCGCGGAAAACGGCAGCCTGAGCGCCGCCGCCAAGGCCGCCTCCATCTCCCAGCCCGCACTCACGCAGGCGCTCGCCAAGCTGGAGAGCGCATTCGGCACGGCCCTGTTCGATCGCACCACGGCGGGCGTCGTCCCCACCACGAGCGGCCGGCGGGTGCTGCAGCGTGTGGATCGCGCGCTGAAAAGCTTCGCGCTCGCCTGCCGCCGTTTCGCGCGCACCGCGCCCGTCAGCCAGTTCGAAAACTACCTGACGATGGCGCACGTTCGCGGCCTGATGGCGCTGGCCGAGGCGGGCAGCTTCCTGCGCGCGGCGGACGAGGCGGGCGTCTCCGTTCCCTCGCTCCACCGCGCCGTGCGCGATCTGGAGAAATTGTCGGGCACCGTCCTGGTCGAGCGGCGCGGGCGCGGCGTGGGCCTCACGCGCGCGGGGCTGAAGCTGGCGCGCGGCTTCACCATCGCCGTCACCGAACTGGGCGCCGCGATCGAGGAGACGACCGACGGCGGCGGCCGCCTCTCGATCGGCGCGATGGCGCTGTCCCGCTCGCAGCTCCTGCCCGCCACGCTCGCCGAATTGCTGCTGGAGCGCCCGCACATCCGCGTCGACGTGGTCGAGGGATCGTTCCTCGAACTGGTCGAATTGCTGCGGGCGGGCAAGATCGACATCCTGATCGGCGCGCTGCGCGACGCGCCGGGCCGCGACCTGACGCAGGAGCCGCTCTTCACCGATCGCCTCACGATCATCGGCCGCGCCGAACATCCGCTGGCGGGCCACTTCGCCGATTTCGAACAGCTGGCGGACTATTCGTGGATCGTCGCGCGCCGCGCCTCGGGCCTGCTCGATCGCTGGCAGCAGATGTTCGATCGCACGGGCAAGCCACGCCCCGAGGCGCCGATCCAGTGCGGCTCGGTCGCGCTGATCCGCGGGCTTCTGCTCCGCACCGATTTCCTGACGTTGCTCTCCACCGATCAGGTGCGATCCGAGATCGAGGCCGGCACGCTCGTCCGCATCGAATCCGCCGTCCCCGATACGATGCGCACGATCGGCGCGATCACGCGGCGCGACTGGTTTCCGACGAAGCTGCAGGAAGCCTTCATGGTCGCGCTGAGGCGCACGGGGCGCGAGGCGATGCCGGGTTAG
- a CDS encoding phosphoenolpyruvate carboxykinase (GTP), translating to MLMQPADERKSAVDGAPTAHRALLDWVEDIAAQVQPDAVRWCDGSEAEWNELTAQLVDAGTLVRLDPAKRPNSFYARSDPRDVARVESRTFICSDSENDAGPTNNWAEPGEMRARLDGLFDGTMKGRTMYVVPFCMGPLGSDKSIIGVEITDSPYVVLSMRIMTRMGAPVLAELGDDGFFIRCVHSVGMPLVDGVQDVAWPSNDEKWIVHYPETREIWSYGSGYGGNALLGKKCVALRIASAMARDDGWLAEHMLILKLTSPEGLSHYIAAAFPSACGKTNLAMLEPTIPGWKAETVGDDIAWMRFGKDGRLYAINPEAGFFGVAPGTGPSTNKNAIDTLHGNCIFTNTALTADGDVWWEGLTKTPPEGLTDWTGQPYDPASGKPAAHPNARFAVPAAQCPAIASEWDSPEGVPISAILFGGRRASAVPLVTEALDWDHGVYMAANIASEGTAAAENKVGELRRDPFAMLPFCGYHMADYFSHWVRIGASAASDPGALPKLFLVNWFRKDKDGKFVWPGFGDNARVLKWIAERIEGKADAEATPIGLLPTEGSLDLSGLSLTDDQLATLLSVDTEIWADEAARNRAYFDSFGDRLPPALRRQQAALEERIAEAADAGKVAEPA from the coding sequence ATGCTTATGCAGCCGGCTGACGAGCGGAAAAGCGCCGTCGACGGAGCCCCCACGGCGCACCGCGCGCTGCTGGATTGGGTGGAGGACATCGCCGCACAGGTGCAGCCGGATGCGGTGCGTTGGTGTGACGGTTCCGAGGCGGAATGGAACGAATTAACCGCTCAGCTGGTGGATGCCGGTACTTTGGTGCGGCTGGACCCCGCCAAGCGCCCGAATTCTTTCTATGCCCGCTCCGATCCGCGCGATGTCGCGCGCGTCGAAAGCCGGACCTTTATTTGCTCCGATTCGGAAAATGACGCTGGTCCGACCAATAATTGGGCCGAGCCGGGCGAGATGCGCGCGCGGCTGGACGGCCTGTTCGACGGCACGATGAAGGGCCGCACGATGTATGTCGTGCCGTTCTGCATGGGCCCGCTGGGATCGGACAAGAGCATCATCGGCGTGGAAATCACCGACAGCCCCTATGTCGTCCTTTCCATGAGGATTATGACCCGCATGGGCGCGCCCGTGCTGGCCGAACTGGGCGACGACGGCTTCTTCATCCGCTGCGTCCACTCGGTGGGCATGCCGCTTGTGGACGGCGTGCAGGATGTCGCCTGGCCGTCCAACGACGAGAAGTGGATCGTCCATTATCCGGAGACGCGCGAAATCTGGTCCTACGGATCGGGCTATGGCGGCAATGCCCTGCTCGGCAAGAAATGCGTCGCGCTCCGCATCGCGAGTGCGATGGCGCGCGACGACGGCTGGCTCGCCGAACACATGCTGATCCTGAAGCTGACCAGCCCGGAAGGCCTCAGCCACTATATTGCAGCTGCGTTCCCCAGCGCCTGTGGCAAGACCAATCTGGCCATGCTGGAGCCCACCATCCCCGGCTGGAAGGCCGAGACGGTGGGCGACGATATCGCTTGGATGCGCTTCGGCAAGGATGGTCGCCTCTATGCGATCAACCCGGAAGCGGGCTTCTTCGGCGTGGCGCCGGGCACCGGCCCGTCCACGAACAAGAATGCGATCGATACGCTCCACGGCAATTGCATCTTCACGAACACCGCGCTGACGGCGGATGGCGACGTGTGGTGGGAAGGCCTCACCAAGACGCCGCCCGAAGGCCTGACCGACTGGACCGGCCAGCCTTATGATCCGGCCAGCGGCAAGCCGGCGGCGCATCCCAATGCGCGCTTCGCCGTGCCTGCCGCGCAATGCCCGGCCATTGCCAGCGAGTGGGATTCGCCCGAAGGCGTGCCGATCTCGGCGATCCTGTTCGGTGGGCGTCGCGCGAGCGCGGTGCCGCTGGTGACGGAAGCGCTCGATTGGGATCATGGCGTGTACATGGCCGCGAACATCGCCTCTGAAGGCACGGCGGCGGCCGAGAACAAGGTGGGAGAACTGCGCCGCGATCCCTTCGCGATGCTGCCTTTCTGCGGCTATCACATGGCCGATTATTTCAGCCATTGGGTGCGGATCGGCGCCTCGGCCGCGTCCGATCCGGGCGCGCTGCCCAAGCTGTTCCTCGTGAACTGGTTCCGCAAGGACAAGGACGGCAAGTTCGTGTGGCCGGGCTTCGGCGACAATGCGCGCGTGCTGAAATGGATCGCCGAGCGGATCGAGGGCAAGGCGGATGCCGAGGCCACGCCGATCGGCCTGCTGCCCACCGAAGGCTCGCTGGATCTGTCGGGTCTGTCGCTCACGGACGATCAGCTGGCGACCCTGCTGTCGGTGGATACCGAGATCTGGGCGGACGAGGCCGCGCGCAACCGCGCCTATTTCGACAGCTTCGGCGATCGGCTGCCGCCTGCGCTGCGACGCCAGCAGGCGGCGCTGGAGGAGCGGATCGCGGAAGCCGCCGATGCGGGCAAGGTGGCGGAGCCGGCCTGA